One stretch of Flavobacterium sp. 9 DNA includes these proteins:
- a CDS encoding family 16 glycosylhydrolase has protein sequence MQKVIVLLLITSLGFAQEVKRKLVWEENFNKKEVNESFWNFEIGDGCPDLCGFGNNERQIYTKTNHEFKDGNLVIEARKEGDKYTSTKITTKGKKEFLYGRIEARAKLPIGHGLWPAFWMLGANIDAIKWPKAGEIDILEYIGRDPHMVYTTLHTQDSHGNTINTKRTPFPTIEEGYHVYAIEWTKEKIDFFVDKTLVYTFNPQVKNEDTWPFDKPFYIILNLAIGGNFGGPEVDDKVLPQKYYIDYVRVYQ, from the coding sequence ATGCAAAAAGTAATTGTATTATTATTGATTACCAGTCTTGGTTTTGCCCAGGAAGTAAAACGGAAACTAGTCTGGGAAGAAAATTTTAATAAAAAGGAAGTAAACGAATCTTTTTGGAATTTTGAAATCGGAGATGGTTGTCCAGATCTTTGTGGTTTCGGAAACAATGAAAGACAGATTTACACCAAAACAAATCACGAATTTAAAGATGGAAATTTAGTTATCGAAGCCAGAAAAGAAGGCGATAAATATACATCAACAAAAATAACCACAAAGGGGAAAAAAGAATTTCTATACGGCCGAATAGAAGCCAGAGCAAAATTGCCAATCGGTCACGGTTTGTGGCCCGCATTCTGGATGTTAGGCGCCAATATTGATGCCATAAAATGGCCAAAAGCCGGAGAAATAGATATTCTGGAATATATTGGACGAGATCCGCATATGGTTTATACAACCTTGCACACACAAGATAGTCACGGAAACACAATTAATACAAAAAGAACCCCTTTTCCTACCATAGAAGAAGGATATCATGTATATGCAATTGAGTGGACAAAAGAAAAAATTGATTTCTTTGTAGATAAAACTTTAGTTTATACCTTCAATCCACAAGTTAAAAACGAAGACACCTGGCCATTTGATAAACCATTCTATATTATCCTAAATTTGGCCATAGGGGGAAATTTTGGAGGTCCTGAAGTAGATGATAAAGTGCTTCCACAGAAATATTATATCGATTATGTACGTGTTTATCAATAA
- a CDS encoding family 16 glycosylhydrolase — MSKKIIINIIALLSLFLTVSCQKDDYAFGDLSAPSNLKVTAEIIGKTADAPNGDGSGMVKLIATADNAVSYKYIFSDGTSQNSPSGVFTKRFTKTNVNTYTITIIAYGKGGIATNSTADVTVLSNFSDDEAVHFLTNGSSQKWYWSASEPGHLGVGQNDSDATKNHIPNYYSATPFEKAGSPTSSCLYENVLTFSLVGGQLKFELDNGGATFFNASFKNVAGGSGAGDACLTYDATGVKTVSLSPSESVVTKNPDHQTQTRGTMLNFSDGGFMGYYIGQSSYEILSITANRMVVRAIMGGDPSLAWYHTFTTTPPNQTPDPDFTNLVFSDEFNTDGAPDATKWVYDLGTGTNGWGNNEKQNYTNSATNVIVQGGNLKITAKKEASGGADYSSARLKTDGKFSFTYGKLEIKAKLPTGAGTWPALWMLGQNYATKPWPACGEIDMMEHVGNNQNVILSTLHYPGHSGGQGNTGSKTIANVSTEFHVYKTIWTASSVKTFVDDTMIHSVPNDGSLPFNSDFFLILNVAMGGNLGGNIDAAFTQSSMEVDYVRVYQ; from the coding sequence ATGAGTAAAAAGATAATTATAAATATAATAGCATTACTGTCACTATTCTTGACAGTAAGTTGCCAGAAAGATGATTATGCATTTGGCGATTTGTCAGCACCATCAAATCTTAAAGTAACCGCTGAAATTATAGGAAAAACTGCCGATGCTCCGAACGGAGACGGTTCAGGAATGGTAAAGTTAATAGCAACGGCAGATAATGCTGTATCTTACAAATATATATTTAGCGATGGAACTTCGCAAAATTCTCCAAGCGGTGTATTTACCAAACGTTTTACTAAAACAAATGTAAACACGTATACTATTACAATAATTGCATACGGAAAAGGTGGAATTGCTACAAATAGTACCGCAGATGTTACTGTCCTAAGTAATTTTAGCGACGACGAAGCGGTTCATTTTCTGACCAACGGAAGTTCTCAAAAATGGTATTGGTCAGCATCAGAACCCGGACATTTAGGAGTGGGACAAAATGATTCAGATGCTACTAAAAATCACATTCCAAACTATTATTCTGCAACACCTTTTGAAAAAGCAGGATCACCAACAAGTAGCTGTTTATACGAAAACGTATTGACATTCTCACTTGTAGGAGGACAATTGAAATTTGAATTAGACAATGGAGGAGCAACATTCTTTAATGCATCATTCAAAAATGTAGCAGGAGGAAGCGGAGCAGGAGATGCTTGTTTAACGTATGATGCGACAGGAGTTAAAACAGTTTCATTAAGTCCATCAGAATCTGTTGTAACCAAAAATCCTGATCATCAAACACAAACCAGAGGTACAATGTTAAACTTCTCTGACGGAGGATTTATGGGGTATTATATTGGTCAAAGTTCATATGAGATATTGTCGATTACAGCAAACAGAATGGTTGTTAGAGCCATTATGGGCGGAGATCCTTCTTTGGCTTGGTATCATACTTTTACAACAACGCCACCAAATCAGACTCCTGATCCTGACTTTACAAATCTGGTTTTTTCTGATGAATTCAATACAGACGGAGCTCCCGACGCAACAAAATGGGTTTATGATTTAGGAACAGGAACAAATGGTTGGGGAAATAATGAAAAACAGAATTATACCAACTCCGCTACGAATGTAATAGTTCAGGGAGGAAATCTTAAAATCACGGCTAAAAAAGAAGCTTCAGGCGGAGCAGATTATTCTTCGGCGCGATTAAAAACAGATGGTAAGTTCTCCTTTACTTATGGAAAATTGGAGATAAAAGCCAAACTTCCAACAGGAGCAGGAACATGGCCGGCATTATGGATGTTAGGTCAAAATTATGCAACTAAACCATGGCCAGCTTGCGGCGAAATAGATATGATGGAACACGTGGGGAACAATCAAAATGTTATTTTGAGCACCCTTCATTATCCCGGACATTCTGGAGGACAAGGAAATACAGGCTCAAAAACAATAGCAAATGTTTCAACAGAGTTTCATGTTTACAAAACAATCTGGACAGCATCATCAGTCAAAACTTTTGTAGATGACACAATGATTCATTCAGTTCCTAATGACGGTTCTCTTCCCTTTAATAGTGACTTTTTCTTAATTTTAAATGTTGCAATGGGAGGTAATCTGGGCGGTAATATTGATGCAGCTTTTACACAATCTTCCATGGAGGTTGATTATGTGCGAGTATATCAATAG
- a CDS encoding RNA polymerase sigma factor, whose amino-acid sequence MADLHIPDALLVKNYVEGNESALGTLIKRHESKIYGFIYSKIADRDISNDIFQDTFIKVIKTLKSNSYNEEGKFLPWVMRISHNLIVDHFRKTKKMPMYRETEEFSIFSIMSDDSLTIEGKMIVDQVEIDLKKLIEELPEDQKEVLVMRMYQDMSFKEISELTDVSINTALGRMRYALMNLRKIIDKHQIILTN is encoded by the coding sequence ATGGCTGATCTGCATATTCCAGACGCTCTATTAGTGAAAAATTATGTCGAAGGCAACGAATCTGCTCTTGGGACATTAATAAAGAGACACGAATCTAAGATATATGGTTTTATATATTCTAAGATTGCTGATAGAGATATTTCAAACGATATTTTTCAAGATACTTTTATTAAGGTAATCAAAACCTTAAAAAGTAATTCCTATAACGAAGAAGGTAAATTTTTGCCTTGGGTAATGCGTATTTCTCACAATCTAATTGTGGATCACTTTCGCAAGACCAAAAAAATGCCAATGTACAGAGAGACAGAAGAGTTTTCGATCTTTTCTATAATGTCTGATGATTCATTGACAATAGAAGGTAAAATGATTGTTGATCAGGTCGAAATTGACTTGAAAAAGCTAATCGAAGAATTACCGGAAGATCAAAAAGAAGTATTAGTAATGCGTATGTATCAGGATATGAGTTTCAAGGAAATATCTGAATTAACAGACGTTAGCATTAATACAGCATTAGGAAGAATGCGTTATGCGCTAATGAATTTGAGAAAAATAATCGACAAACATCAAATTATTTTGACCAACTAA